A window of the Tunturibacter empetritectus genome harbors these coding sequences:
- a CDS encoding capsule assembly Wzi family protein, which translates to MSNPSLAPPTPTGQPVVPPEQTSRERPFIGYPGYAPDDLKPPPDRLGSTYIPDDSWVYPAITRLYSMGFVNTMFLGMRPYTRRSILHMLQDSQGDIVNSGNEEAQSILAKLENEISEEDPDGGLIERGVVYGLASSYTRLLGISGPILRDSYHLGQTFNNDYGRPYQSGFNSVVGASGLGEWGPLSLYIRGEYQHAPSADGYSLDLAQLLSTVDLIIPYPGPQATIPLGPLSAQNPFRLVEAYASVHVLGHEISGGKSDAWLGPAAGSSMAWSNNAENIYSFRINRVEPLYIPFVSKLLGPLRYDFFYGDLKGHNVPRDPWVHAEMFSFRPTENFEFGFERTIIFGGKGHSPVTLHTFLRGFFDPNDTSASEKAGRNDPGARYSDFSASYRLPLLRKYVTFVVDSISHDDVTPISAPRRASYRTGLYLSQIPGVKGLDLRVEAVSTDPGVSVAHSGQLAYWETVQKQGYTNNGFIMGDWIGREAKGGQAWLTYHLSGNEWIQLEYLNKKTPANFIPGGTTQNQFMASVVKRLGKDVELNAWVQYEGWKAPVYKSGLQKDTSTAVQLTWYPKLRNGSFH; encoded by the coding sequence GTGTCCAACCCTTCGCTGGCCCCTCCGACGCCGACAGGCCAGCCGGTCGTGCCTCCGGAGCAGACGAGCCGGGAGAGACCGTTTATCGGTTACCCCGGCTATGCTCCTGATGATCTGAAGCCACCGCCGGATCGCCTTGGATCGACTTACATTCCGGACGATAGCTGGGTGTATCCGGCGATCACACGGCTCTACTCGATGGGCTTCGTCAACACGATGTTTCTCGGAATGCGCCCCTACACGCGTCGCAGCATTCTGCATATGCTGCAGGACTCGCAGGGCGACATCGTCAACAGCGGAAACGAAGAGGCACAGTCGATCCTCGCAAAGCTGGAGAACGAGATCAGCGAGGAGGATCCAGACGGCGGCCTGATTGAGCGCGGGGTTGTGTACGGGCTGGCCTCCTCCTATACGCGCCTGTTGGGAATCAGCGGACCGATTCTGCGGGACAGCTACCATCTTGGCCAGACATTCAACAACGACTACGGACGCCCCTACCAGAGCGGCTTCAACAGCGTCGTGGGTGCCTCGGGACTCGGAGAGTGGGGGCCGCTTTCGCTCTATATTCGCGGTGAATATCAACACGCCCCTTCGGCTGACGGGTACTCTCTCGATCTGGCTCAGCTTTTGTCTACGGTCGACCTGATCATTCCTTATCCGGGGCCTCAGGCCACGATCCCCCTGGGACCTCTTTCTGCGCAGAACCCGTTTCGGCTGGTTGAGGCGTACGCCTCGGTTCACGTGCTGGGCCATGAGATCTCCGGCGGCAAGAGCGATGCATGGCTGGGACCAGCGGCAGGCAGTTCGATGGCATGGTCCAACAATGCGGAGAATATCTACTCGTTTCGCATCAACCGAGTTGAACCCCTGTATATTCCGTTCGTGTCAAAGCTACTGGGGCCGCTTCGTTATGACTTCTTCTACGGCGACCTGAAGGGGCATAACGTTCCGCGTGACCCCTGGGTGCACGCAGAGATGTTCTCTTTCCGGCCGACAGAAAACTTCGAGTTTGGATTTGAGCGAACAATCATCTTCGGTGGTAAAGGTCACTCGCCGGTAACACTGCACACCTTTCTGCGCGGCTTCTTCGATCCGAATGATACGTCCGCGTCTGAAAAAGCAGGCCGTAACGATCCCGGAGCGCGGTACAGCGACTTCAGCGCCTCGTACCGGCTTCCCCTCCTTCGCAAATATGTAACCTTCGTGGTGGACTCTATCTCGCACGACGATGTAACGCCAATCAGCGCGCCTCGCCGTGCGTCGTATAGAACTGGGCTATATCTGTCACAGATTCCAGGAGTCAAAGGCCTCGATCTTCGAGTGGAGGCGGTATCTACGGACCCGGGCGTCTCGGTGGCTCACTCAGGACAGCTCGCTTATTGGGAGACCGTCCAGAAGCAGGGCTATACGAATAACGGATTCATTATGGGGGACTGGATCGGTCGCGAGGCCAAGGGCGGCCAGGCGTGGCTGACCTATCATCTTTCGGGTAACGAGTGGATTCAGCTGGAGTATCTGAACAAGAAGACGCCTGCGAACTTCATCCCCGGCGGCACAACGCAAAACCAGTTCATGGCGAGCGTTGTGAAGCGACTGGGAAAAGACGTCGAGCTAAACGCCTGGGTTCAGTACGAGGGCTGGAAGGCTCCGGTTTACAAGTCGGGACTGCAGAAGGATACTTCGACGGCGGTACAGCTGACCTGGTATCCGAAGTTACGGAATGGGTCTTTTCACTAG
- a CDS encoding glycosyltransferase: protein MRILHIIGTLNPEAGGPTESVRVLLSYGPIGYTGEVVTLDDPSAPYLDDVGFPVHALGPTNTTYGFNSKLLPWLRDNRHRFDGVVVNGLWQYCGYAAWRTLAGNTPYVVFTHGMLDPYFKHAFPLKHIKKWLYWVPAEYWILRGAYRVLFTSKAEKRLAEQSFWLHRWNAYVVPYGASGPTGDPEVQKRAFFAKCPEAKGKRYLVFLGRIHRKKGCDMLIDAFGKVAADDPDLYLVMAGPDQQQWSAKLKATAANLGIKDRVFWPGMVTGDAKWGAFYGSEAFILPSHQENFGIAVAEALACGKAVLLADKVNIAEEIAEDGAGLMELDTPDGTLKLLKGWIGMTVAERQRMAELAYQCFHRRYDMRENAKAIIRLFGTATVLTPTVVDSE from the coding sequence ATGCGGATTCTGCACATCATTGGAACACTGAACCCTGAGGCGGGCGGTCCTACAGAGTCGGTGCGGGTGCTGCTCAGCTACGGCCCCATTGGCTATACCGGCGAGGTGGTCACGCTCGACGATCCGTCAGCGCCATACCTTGATGATGTGGGGTTTCCAGTCCATGCGCTAGGTCCTACCAATACGACCTATGGGTTTAATTCCAAGCTGCTGCCATGGCTAAGGGATAATCGTCATCGCTTCGACGGCGTGGTGGTCAACGGCCTCTGGCAGTACTGCGGATATGCGGCGTGGCGAACTCTGGCAGGCAATACGCCTTATGTCGTGTTTACCCACGGTATGCTGGACCCTTACTTCAAACACGCGTTTCCGCTGAAGCACATCAAGAAGTGGCTCTACTGGGTTCCGGCTGAGTACTGGATCTTGCGTGGTGCCTATCGGGTACTCTTTACCTCGAAGGCTGAGAAGCGACTCGCGGAGCAGAGCTTCTGGCTGCATCGGTGGAATGCTTATGTTGTGCCCTACGGCGCCAGCGGACCGACGGGCGATCCCGAGGTGCAGAAGCGCGCCTTCTTCGCGAAGTGTCCTGAGGCCAAGGGAAAGCGATATCTTGTTTTTCTCGGGCGCATTCATCGCAAGAAGGGCTGCGATATGCTGATCGACGCGTTCGGGAAGGTTGCAGCGGACGATCCGGATCTGTACCTGGTGATGGCAGGGCCGGACCAGCAGCAGTGGAGCGCTAAGTTGAAGGCGACAGCGGCGAACCTGGGTATCAAGGATCGCGTCTTCTGGCCGGGTATGGTGACGGGCGACGCGAAGTGGGGGGCGTTTTACGGATCGGAGGCCTTCATCCTGCCCTCGCATCAGGAGAACTTCGGCATTGCTGTTGCCGAGGCACTGGCCTGCGGAAAGGCCGTACTGTTGGCCGACAAGGTAAACATCGCGGAGGAGATCGCGGAGGATGGCGCAGGATTGATGGAGTTGGACACTCCGGACGGCACGTTGAAGTTGTTGAAGGGGTGGATCGGCATGACCGTTGCAGAACGGCAGCGCATGGCGGAGCTGGCGTATCAGTGCTTCCATCGCCGCTACGATATGCGCGAGAATGCGAAGGCTATCATCCGGCTATTTGGAACAGCTACGGTTCTCACTCCCACCGTTGTGGACTCAGAGTAA
- a CDS encoding glycosyltransferase family 4 protein, with protein MRSPDQSRENNKKKVKVAYLVSHPIQYQAPLLRRIAQEPDIELTVFFASDFSVQEYVDKGFGVDVKWDVPLLDGYRYEFLPAIWDKRRTGPTSQLNYDIFSRLRGNNAARGFDLLWVHGYSTLNALQGMLASKALGIPVLLRAESRLGRKQSDALKQIVKHLFFGGLKQLVDGVLPIGSLNAAYWRHTLGEELPQFPMPYAVDNNYFQSRSREADLRRGDLLRELNLDASRPIILFASKLQRRKRCEDLLEAYLSLCSEVGSEPVPYLLIVGDGEERAALERRASESDAAGVRFCGFRNQSELPIFFSLTTVFVLPSQDEPWGLIVNEAMNSGCSVILSDDVGCQPDLVSDGVEGFVFPVGDVDALKEALQRVLESPETAKTMGQRGLKRISGWSYEEDLIGLRRAIAAVTRRLST; from the coding sequence ATGAGATCTCCTGACCAAAGCCGAGAGAACAATAAGAAGAAGGTGAAGGTCGCCTATCTGGTGAGCCATCCCATCCAGTACCAGGCTCCGTTGTTGCGGCGCATCGCGCAGGAGCCGGATATTGAACTGACCGTTTTCTTTGCATCGGACTTCTCGGTGCAGGAGTATGTCGATAAAGGATTCGGCGTGGACGTGAAGTGGGACGTGCCTCTGCTGGACGGCTATCGTTACGAATTCCTCCCGGCGATATGGGATAAGAGGAGAACCGGGCCGACGAGTCAGTTGAACTACGACATCTTTAGCCGGCTTCGAGGAAACAATGCAGCGCGGGGATTCGATTTGCTCTGGGTTCATGGCTACTCGACGTTGAACGCGCTGCAGGGAATGCTGGCATCCAAAGCACTTGGAATCCCGGTGCTGCTTCGTGCGGAGTCGCGACTTGGAAGGAAGCAGAGCGATGCTCTGAAACAGATAGTGAAGCACCTTTTTTTCGGCGGGTTGAAGCAACTCGTCGACGGCGTGCTGCCGATTGGGAGTTTGAACGCTGCCTACTGGCGTCACACTCTGGGCGAGGAACTCCCGCAGTTCCCGATGCCGTATGCGGTGGACAACAACTACTTTCAAAGTCGCAGCCGAGAGGCTGATCTGCGACGAGGCGATCTCTTGCGGGAGTTGAATCTTGACGCCTCCCGCCCCATCATTCTGTTTGCCTCAAAGCTGCAAAGACGGAAACGATGCGAAGATCTGCTCGAGGCTTATCTGAGTCTTTGCTCTGAAGTTGGAAGCGAGCCAGTTCCCTACCTCCTGATCGTGGGGGATGGCGAGGAACGGGCGGCGCTTGAGAGGCGTGCCTCCGAAAGCGACGCTGCTGGAGTTCGCTTTTGCGGGTTTCGCAATCAATCGGAGCTGCCGATTTTTTTTAGTCTCACTACAGTCTTTGTGCTGCCCTCGCAGGATGAGCCTTGGGGACTGATCGTGAATGAGGCGATGAACTCGGGGTGCTCCGTCATCCTCTCTGATGACGTGGGTTGTCAGCCTGATCTGGTGAGCGATGGTGTCGAAGGATTTGTGTTTCCCGTCGGCGATGTAGACGCACTAAAGGAAGCGCTGCAACGAGTTCTTGAAAGCCCCGAGACAGCGAAGACCATGGGGCAGCGCGGCCTGAAGCGAATATCCGGGTGGAGTTATGAAGAGGATCTTATCGGTCTTCGACGAGCGATTGCGGCTGTGACAAGGAGGTTGTCGACGTGA
- a CDS encoding polysaccharide biosynthesis/export family protein — MRQKREGLRTEAEKHVNRIDRRKIWLTSTVFLLMALCGRFAEAQFSGPGLGITTEINPPITITTDPAILFPAGRDPYLGIGDVLSIRVFENQDYAPTARIGLDGTVQLPLIGNVLLNDLTIHQAQDLIAQKLMAAGMFRDPQVSILITESPNQVVTLMGEVHGIVPVVGQRRLFDVLAGGGGTGGGGSGGGLPPTASHIITINRYGAAEPIVIDLGTDPSKSALINIPVFPRDTIIVPRVGVVYLLGAFKTQGAIPLPPNSPLTLMKVAALAGGPGFEGKFNDLRIIRTTGTTRQVVRVNIAKVINGKIPDPVLQAEDIVFLPTDSMKAVLKNGGISTLLAIVSVLIFAIQQ; from the coding sequence ATGAGACAGAAGCGGGAAGGTCTCCGGACAGAAGCCGAGAAACACGTAAATCGAATTGACCGTCGAAAGATCTGGCTTACTTCAACAGTTTTTCTTCTGATGGCACTCTGCGGCCGCTTCGCAGAGGCGCAGTTCAGCGGACCTGGGCTCGGGATCACCACCGAGATCAATCCCCCCATTACGATCACCACCGATCCTGCAATTCTGTTCCCAGCAGGCCGTGACCCCTATCTCGGGATTGGCGACGTGCTCTCCATTCGTGTATTCGAAAACCAGGACTATGCCCCGACCGCACGGATCGGTCTTGACGGCACCGTTCAGCTGCCCCTGATTGGAAATGTGTTGCTGAACGACCTTACCATTCATCAGGCTCAGGATCTGATCGCGCAGAAGCTGATGGCGGCTGGCATGTTTCGCGATCCACAGGTGTCGATTCTGATTACGGAGTCTCCTAATCAGGTCGTTACACTCATGGGCGAAGTACACGGAATCGTGCCGGTGGTTGGCCAGCGCCGCCTGTTTGATGTACTGGCAGGTGGTGGCGGAACTGGCGGAGGAGGAAGCGGAGGAGGACTGCCACCGACCGCAAGCCACATCATCACGATCAATCGTTACGGCGCAGCCGAGCCGATCGTCATTGACCTTGGCACCGATCCCTCGAAGAGCGCGCTGATCAACATCCCAGTCTTTCCGCGCGACACGATTATCGTTCCACGGGTTGGCGTGGTCTATCTGCTGGGCGCCTTCAAGACCCAGGGTGCGATCCCGCTACCGCCAAACTCTCCTCTGACGCTGATGAAGGTGGCAGCCCTTGCAGGCGGCCCAGGCTTCGAAGGCAAATTCAACGACCTCAGAATTATTCGTACGACAGGCACCACCCGACAGGTGGTTCGCGTCAATATCGCCAAGGTGATCAACGGTAAGATTCCAGACCCTGTTCTGCAGGCCGAAGACATCGTATTCCTGCCGACCGATTCCATGAAGGCAGTCCTCAAGAACGGCGGTATCTCTACTCTGTTAGCGATTGTTTCGGTTTTGATTTTTGCCATTCAACAGTAG
- a CDS encoding glycosyltransferase family 4 protein, with amino-acid sequence MKKRVRLAYLVSHPIQYQAPLLRRIAQEPDIDLTVFFGSDFSVRSYQDEGFGVDVKWDVPLLDGYRHKFLPVIRDDGTQTVTTPLNYGIYSELRGRNGEPGYDLLWTHGYNMVNALHGMVAAKALGIPVLVRADMWLRDRPRSGPKLLFKSLFFQFLKHMVDGVLPAGTLNTEYWQHYLGDDVPRFLMPYAVDNNYFQRRCQEAAATREAFRRELGLDAGRPVILFASKLQQRKHCSDLVDAYVRLINRESDQPRPYLLIVGDGEERAALEEQARSRGLADVRFCGFRNQSELPRFFDLATVFVLPARHEPWGLVVNEVMNAGRAVILSDDIGCQPDLVTNGVEGYVFPVRNVNALAEALQRVLATPETATQMGQRALDRINAWSFEEDIQALRQAIAQLTRKIIA; translated from the coding sequence TTGAAGAAGAGAGTAAGGCTGGCCTATCTGGTGAGCCATCCTATCCAGTACCAGGCTCCACTGTTGCGCCGCATCGCGCAGGAGCCAGACATTGACCTGACTGTCTTCTTCGGCTCGGATTTTTCTGTCCGCAGCTATCAGGACGAAGGCTTCGGTGTGGACGTGAAGTGGGACGTGCCGCTGCTCGACGGATACCGCCACAAATTTCTGCCCGTGATCCGCGACGATGGAACGCAGACGGTGACGACCCCGCTGAACTACGGTATCTACAGCGAACTTCGCGGTCGCAATGGAGAACCTGGCTACGATCTGCTGTGGACCCACGGCTACAACATGGTGAATGCGCTGCACGGAATGGTGGCTGCGAAGGCGTTGGGAATTCCCGTGCTGGTGCGCGCCGACATGTGGCTGCGAGACCGTCCACGAAGCGGCCCGAAGCTTCTTTTCAAGAGCCTCTTCTTTCAGTTTCTGAAACACATGGTGGATGGAGTTCTACCTGCCGGCACGTTGAATACCGAGTACTGGCAGCACTATCTGGGCGACGACGTGCCGCGTTTTCTGATGCCATATGCCGTGGACAATAATTACTTCCAGCGACGATGCCAGGAAGCAGCTGCGACCCGCGAGGCCTTCCGAAGAGAGCTTGGCCTGGATGCCGGCAGACCAGTCATCCTGTTCGCCTCCAAACTACAGCAGCGCAAACACTGCTCCGATCTGGTCGACGCCTATGTGAGGCTGATCAACCGCGAGAGCGACCAGCCACGCCCGTACCTGCTGATCGTCGGCGACGGCGAGGAGCGAGCCGCGCTCGAAGAACAGGCCAGATCGCGCGGGCTGGCTGACGTTCGATTCTGTGGATTTCGCAATCAATCGGAGCTGCCGAGGTTCTTCGATCTCGCAACCGTATTTGTGCTGCCCGCCCGCCATGAGCCGTGGGGATTGGTGGTGAATGAGGTGATGAACGCTGGACGTGCGGTCATTCTGTCCGACGATATCGGCTGTCAGCCCGATCTGGTAACGAATGGAGTGGAAGGGTATGTCTTCCCCGTGCGCAATGTGAATGCGCTCGCCGAGGCGCTGCAACGCGTGTTGGCGACACCGGAGACCGCGACGCAGATGGGTCAGCGCGCCCTCGACAGAATCAATGCCTGGAGCTTTGAAGAGGACATTCAGGCGCTGCGCCAGGCCATCGCGCAACTGACGCGAAAGATCATCGCCTAG
- a CDS encoding thiamine pyrophosphate-dependent enzyme: MSDAGLYENPLVPNKKLLQMYSVMADARALDEHIAGLQKSVKARRRLASTRGEEACRVGTALELLPGDLVSDSQPGVVMDLISGAQSKTQIDSLLGRVAEFHEGKIDEAKLAREGALARVLPWVENASDRLRMAMGAALSFKALKRGSVMVSYAGYSELSKREWRETIETAAKLELPMIFVVLPPTGKGNDGVNQLSAKVRGWGIPGMPVDANDAVALYRVTQESLGRIRGGGGPVLIECKGYRLQGTRNDSAHDPLVQMQGFLLGRKVCTRAWLKRAGERLSQAYFMH; the protein is encoded by the coding sequence TTGAGCGACGCGGGGCTGTACGAGAATCCACTGGTGCCGAATAAGAAGCTGCTGCAGATGTACAGCGTGATGGCCGACGCGAGAGCTCTCGACGAGCACATCGCCGGATTGCAGAAAAGCGTGAAGGCGCGACGGCGGCTGGCTTCTACACGCGGGGAGGAGGCCTGCCGAGTGGGAACTGCGCTCGAGTTACTGCCGGGCGATCTGGTGAGCGACTCACAACCGGGCGTGGTGATGGATCTGATCTCGGGCGCGCAGTCGAAGACGCAGATCGATTCCCTGCTGGGGCGAGTTGCAGAGTTTCATGAGGGCAAGATCGATGAAGCGAAGCTGGCCCGGGAGGGGGCGCTGGCGCGGGTTCTGCCCTGGGTGGAGAATGCTAGCGACCGGCTGCGCATGGCGATGGGTGCAGCGCTCTCGTTCAAGGCGCTGAAGCGTGGAAGCGTGATGGTCTCTTATGCTGGCTACTCGGAGCTGAGCAAGAGGGAGTGGCGGGAGACTATCGAGACCGCTGCAAAACTTGAGTTGCCGATGATCTTTGTCGTCTTACCACCCACTGGCAAAGGAAACGATGGAGTGAATCAGCTGAGTGCGAAGGTTCGCGGATGGGGGATACCCGGAATGCCGGTGGACGCGAACGATGCGGTGGCCCTGTATCGCGTGACCCAGGAGTCCCTGGGGCGAATCCGGGGCGGCGGGGGTCCGGTTCTGATTGAATGCAAAGGATATCGGCTTCAGGGCACGCGGAACGACTCGGCCCACGATCCGCTGGTGCAAATGCAGGGGTTTTTGCTGGGTCGCAAGGTCTGCACGAGGGCGTGGCTGAAGAGGGCCGGGGAGCGGCTCAGCCAAGCGTATTTCATGCACTGA
- a CDS encoding response regulator, whose product MADLTSTATPKPKVLVADDEQVIANTLAIILNQAGFEARAVFSGEKAVELLDSFQPDMLISDVIMTGMTGIEAAIITRSKLPKCKILLFSGQAATADLLEKSRAQGHEFEILAKPVHPTDLLAKLRG is encoded by the coding sequence ATGGCAGATTTAACTTCTACCGCAACACCCAAGCCCAAGGTGCTGGTCGCTGACGACGAGCAGGTGATTGCGAATACTCTGGCGATAATTCTTAACCAGGCAGGCTTTGAGGCGCGTGCCGTCTTCAGCGGCGAGAAGGCCGTCGAGTTGCTCGATAGCTTTCAGCCCGATATGCTCATCAGCGACGTCATCATGACCGGAATGACCGGCATCGAAGCGGCCATCATCACGCGCAGCAAGCTGCCGAAGTGCAAGATCCTTCTCTTTTCGGGCCAGGCCGCTACTGCGGATCTACTCGAAAAGTCTCGTGCGCAAGGTCACGAGTTCGAGATCCTAGCCAAACCCGTTCATCCGACCGATCTTCTCGCAAAACTCCGCGGATAG
- a CDS encoding GumC family protein: MGSKNTQPPHVGVPETNQAGFSTTVTDTTLSEALIVLRKRKLVLIIAVLLGLAYGIYKAESQPKLYEAYGRIQVRSGSSNEYRVSAATTYGGDPGTKLLSEIEIIKSDSLMLSVCREMDLANNADFLEQKSRPEPRATLEDGETRQDTVHRLQSNLHITIVAKTDIIRISYSSLNAKLSADIVNKVISDYVQRSYQVRYESSQRASVWLSGTLEGLKQEVEASQEQMMDMQRRLGILGFDPNHNQISASIDDLAKAAGGAKLARIIAEARYRVVSGMDPNTMEGTIELTPGTAPGELTQLRSQLAATKANYATMESSLGPNHPQSKALKATIDEYTKEIDAEQNRLIVQAKQFYVVAKANEDQTTAALETEKTDAYKLRDQLVEYTLRQREYEANRTLYDSLKSRLRTASVQSGLESLDVDVVDQALPPAEPVLRPQSTVIITALVFALLAGIVVAFLMESLDTGLRSIAEIESITELPSLAIIPRARRSSVDQAATLSTAQRNVGILTQPKSQFAEAFRSLRTSLLLSSTGQPPKFIVLTSATPSEGKTTAASNLAAILAQRDTRVLLIDGDLRRPNIHHRFGLNGKIGLTTVLTGATKLEETVQRVPEVPNLDILPSGPVPPFPTEMLSSGAMETILKRCGELYDYIVIDSPPILSVTDGVILARQADAVVLVVRHGKSSKHVVRRARDLLLRSGAAITGIVLNAVDLNSPEYYGYYGYSGYSYSSVDSDSWESQTAAEGDHTNAGETKR; this comes from the coding sequence ATGGGTTCTAAAAATACGCAGCCGCCGCATGTAGGTGTTCCGGAGACGAACCAGGCAGGGTTCAGTACGACGGTTACAGATACTACGCTTTCAGAAGCTCTGATTGTGCTGCGGAAACGCAAGCTGGTCCTGATTATTGCTGTCCTGCTGGGCCTGGCATACGGGATTTACAAGGCTGAGTCGCAGCCTAAGCTCTATGAGGCCTACGGACGGATTCAGGTGCGTTCGGGCTCGTCGAACGAATACCGGGTCAGTGCGGCCACGACCTACGGCGGCGATCCCGGCACAAAGCTTTTGAGCGAGATTGAGATTATCAAGAGCGATTCGCTGATGCTGAGCGTGTGCCGCGAGATGGACCTGGCCAACAACGCTGACTTTCTGGAGCAGAAAAGCCGCCCGGAGCCGCGAGCGACTCTGGAGGATGGCGAAACCAGGCAGGATACGGTTCATCGCCTTCAGAGCAATCTTCACATCACGATCGTCGCAAAGACCGACATTATCCGCATCAGCTACAGCAGCCTGAACGCGAAGCTGTCAGCAGACATCGTCAACAAGGTCATCTCGGACTACGTTCAGCGAAGCTATCAGGTCCGATACGAATCATCGCAGCGCGCCTCTGTCTGGCTCTCAGGCACGCTCGAAGGCCTGAAGCAGGAGGTAGAGGCGTCGCAGGAACAGATGATGGACATGCAGCGCCGCCTTGGCATCCTTGGATTTGACCCAAACCACAATCAGATCAGCGCATCGATCGATGACCTAGCCAAAGCGGCCGGCGGGGCGAAGCTGGCCCGCATCATCGCCGAAGCACGCTACCGCGTCGTAAGCGGAATGGACCCGAATACGATGGAAGGTACCATCGAGCTGACTCCCGGAACGGCGCCTGGAGAACTTACGCAACTGCGCTCTCAGCTGGCGGCGACGAAAGCGAACTACGCCACGATGGAGTCTTCGCTGGGCCCCAATCATCCCCAGTCGAAAGCGCTAAAGGCTACAATCGATGAGTACACCAAAGAGATCGATGCAGAGCAAAACCGTCTAATCGTTCAGGCGAAGCAGTTTTATGTGGTCGCAAAGGCGAATGAAGACCAAACGACCGCAGCGCTTGAGACTGAGAAGACCGACGCTTACAAGCTGCGGGATCAACTGGTGGAGTACACCCTGCGGCAACGGGAGTATGAAGCCAACCGAACCCTGTATGACAGCCTGAAATCCCGGTTGCGAACGGCCAGCGTTCAGTCGGGGCTTGAGTCTCTGGATGTCGATGTGGTGGACCAGGCGCTGCCTCCGGCGGAGCCCGTGCTACGACCTCAATCGACGGTGATCATAACGGCTCTGGTCTTTGCCCTTCTGGCGGGAATTGTGGTGGCCTTCCTGATGGAGAGCCTGGATACCGGACTGCGCAGCATTGCGGAGATCGAAAGCATTACGGAGTTGCCGTCGCTGGCGATCATTCCGCGAGCGCGCAGGTCATCGGTCGATCAGGCCGCGACGTTGAGCACAGCGCAACGCAACGTCGGAATCCTGACCCAGCCGAAGTCGCAGTTTGCGGAGGCGTTCCGCTCCTTGCGTACGTCTCTGCTGCTTTCTAGTACCGGACAGCCGCCGAAGTTCATTGTGCTGACCAGCGCAACGCCGTCGGAAGGAAAGACGACTGCTGCGAGCAATCTCGCTGCGATTCTGGCGCAACGGGATACGCGGGTTCTGCTGATCGATGGAGACCTTCGACGACCCAATATTCATCATCGGTTCGGCTTGAACGGAAAGATCGGTCTGACTACGGTGCTAACCGGAGCGACCAAGCTGGAGGAGACGGTACAGAGGGTGCCTGAGGTTCCAAATCTGGACATTCTACCGAGTGGGCCGGTTCCACCATTTCCTACCGAAATGTTGAGTTCGGGAGCGATGGAGACCATCCTCAAACGCTGTGGAGAGCTATACGACTACATCGTGATCGATTCGCCTCCGATCCTGTCGGTGACCGACGGCGTGATTCTGGCGCGGCAGGCGGATGCGGTAGTGCTGGTCGTGCGGCATGGGAAGTCGAGCAAGCATGTGGTGCGCCGGGCCAGGGATCTGCTGCTCCGCTCGGGCGCGGCCATCACCGGAATTGTGCTGAATGCAGTTGACCTGAACTCGCCGGAGTACTACGGCTACTACGGCTACTCGGGCTATTCCTACTCCAGTGTGGACTCCGACAGTTGGGAGTCGCAGACGGCTGCCGAAGGGGATCACACCAACGCCGGGGAGACGAAGCGATGA